From the genome of Vigna angularis cultivar LongXiaoDou No.4 chromosome 11, ASM1680809v1, whole genome shotgun sequence, one region includes:
- the LOC108318744 gene encoding SURP and G-patch domain-containing protein 1-like protein isoform X1: MDKGVPPSLFVNDGSFMERFKQLQQEQEKGKNVKLENSKPIKVISGSLSPNPSITKTSVDSKVNDTRKTSQGGSGGKLAFSLKQKSKLVPPPVKLSADEDEEETEAGYISNDAPLKRQKLGQDGIDQSSRQLDVAPPSPSDPTVKKVADKLASFVAKNGRQFEDVTRQKNPGDTPFKFLFDERCAEYKYYEYQLAQEEKALAQTRESQVPRNGGTSTSSSKPTSGHQRSSQQLTSYQIPASALYESADNSRASGSSIQTSPLGMSEEPSGSSNADSLALMEFYMKKAAREEKYKQPKYSKDEMPPPASLQGKKGHHMGDFIPPEELEKFLASCNDAAAQKAAKEHVERSKIQADNVGHRLLSKMGWKEGEGLGGSRKGISDPIMAGNIKKNNLGVGAQEPGEVTSEDDIYEQYKKRMMLGYRYRPNPLNNPRKAYY; the protein is encoded by the exons ATGGATAAGGGGGTGCCACCTAGCCTATTCGTCAATGATGGTTCTTTCATGGAGAGGTTCAAGCAACTTCAACAAGAGCAGGAGAAAGGGAAGAATGTCAAATTAGAGAATTCTAAACCAATTAAGGTTATTTCAGGGTCTTTGTCGCCCAATCCCTCCATTACCAAAACATCTGTGGACTCGAAGGTTAATGATACTAGGAAAACATCCCAGGGTGGTTCTGGTGGCAAACTAGCTTTCAGTTTAAAACAAAAGTCAAAGCTGGTACCACCCCCTGTTAAATTGAGTGccgatgaagatgaagaagaaacagAAGCTGGGTATATTTCAAATGATGCACCACTAAAACGACAAAAGTTAGGCCAGGATGGCATTGACCAATCATCAAGACAACTTGATGTTG CACCTCCTTCCCCAAGTGATCCTACAGTGAAGAAAGTTGCTGACAAACTAGCAAGTTTTGTGGCAAAAAATGGAAGGCAATTTGAGGATGTTACGCGTCAAAAAAATCCAGGGGATACACCTTTCAA atttttatttgatgaaagATGTGCTGAATACAAGTACTATGAATATCAGCTGGCTCAAGAAGAAAAGGCTCTTGCACAGACAAGGGAATCACAGGTGCCTCGTAATG GGGGAACAAGTACTTCATCTTCCAAACCCACTAGTGGTCATCAAAGATCATCTCAGCAGCTTACATCCTACCAAATTCCTGCATCTGCTTTATATGAAAGTGCGGACAATTCAAGAGCTTCTGGATCTTCAATTCAAACATCTCCACTAGGAATGAGTG AAGAGCCCAGTGGTTCATCAAATGCTGATTCTTTGGCACTAATGGAGTTCTACATGAAGAAAGCTGCACGGGAAGAAAAGTATAAACAACCTAAGTATTCAAAAGATGAGATGCCCCCTCCTGCCTCTCTTCAAG GCAAAAAAGGCCATCACATGGGTGATTTCATACCTCCAGAAGAACTTGAGAAGTTCTTGGCCAGTTGTAATGATGCTGCAGCACAGAAAGCTGCAAAGGAGCATGTAGAGAGGTCTAAGATTCAGGCTGATAATGTAGGCCACAGGCTCCTGTCAAAAATGGGTTGGAAAGAAG GTGAGGGTCTGGGCGGATCCAGGAAGGGTATTTCAGATCCTATCATGGCAGGTAATATTAAGAAGAATAACTTGGGGGTTGGTGCTCAGGAACCAGGGGAGGTGACTTCAGAGGATGACATATATGAGCAGTACAAGAAGCGGATGATGCTTGGTTATCGTTACAGACCCAATCCTCTG AACAATCCTCGAAAAGCTTATTACTGA
- the LOC108318744 gene encoding SURP and G-patch domain-containing protein 1-like protein isoform X2, whose amino-acid sequence MDKGVPPSLFVNDGSFMERFKQLQQEQEKGKNVKLENSKPIKVISGSLSPNPSITKTSVDSKVNDTRKTSQGGSGGKLAFSLKQKSKLVPPPVKLSADEDEEETEAGYISNDAPLKRQKLGQDGIDQSSRQLDVAPPSPSDPTVKKVADKLASFVAKNGRQFEDVTRQKNPGDTPFKFLFDERCAEYKYYEYQLAQEEKALAQTRESQVPRNGGTSTSSSKPTSGHQRSSQQLTSYQIPASALYESADNSRASGSSIQTSPLGMSEPSGSSNADSLALMEFYMKKAAREEKYKQPKYSKDEMPPPASLQGKKGHHMGDFIPPEELEKFLASCNDAAAQKAAKEHVERSKIQADNVGHRLLSKMGWKEGEGLGGSRKGISDPIMAGNIKKNNLGVGAQEPGEVTSEDDIYEQYKKRMMLGYRYRPNPLNNPRKAYY is encoded by the exons ATGGATAAGGGGGTGCCACCTAGCCTATTCGTCAATGATGGTTCTTTCATGGAGAGGTTCAAGCAACTTCAACAAGAGCAGGAGAAAGGGAAGAATGTCAAATTAGAGAATTCTAAACCAATTAAGGTTATTTCAGGGTCTTTGTCGCCCAATCCCTCCATTACCAAAACATCTGTGGACTCGAAGGTTAATGATACTAGGAAAACATCCCAGGGTGGTTCTGGTGGCAAACTAGCTTTCAGTTTAAAACAAAAGTCAAAGCTGGTACCACCCCCTGTTAAATTGAGTGccgatgaagatgaagaagaaacagAAGCTGGGTATATTTCAAATGATGCACCACTAAAACGACAAAAGTTAGGCCAGGATGGCATTGACCAATCATCAAGACAACTTGATGTTG CACCTCCTTCCCCAAGTGATCCTACAGTGAAGAAAGTTGCTGACAAACTAGCAAGTTTTGTGGCAAAAAATGGAAGGCAATTTGAGGATGTTACGCGTCAAAAAAATCCAGGGGATACACCTTTCAA atttttatttgatgaaagATGTGCTGAATACAAGTACTATGAATATCAGCTGGCTCAAGAAGAAAAGGCTCTTGCACAGACAAGGGAATCACAGGTGCCTCGTAATG GGGGAACAAGTACTTCATCTTCCAAACCCACTAGTGGTCATCAAAGATCATCTCAGCAGCTTACATCCTACCAAATTCCTGCATCTGCTTTATATGAAAGTGCGGACAATTCAAGAGCTTCTGGATCTTCAATTCAAACATCTCCACTAGGAATGAGTG AGCCCAGTGGTTCATCAAATGCTGATTCTTTGGCACTAATGGAGTTCTACATGAAGAAAGCTGCACGGGAAGAAAAGTATAAACAACCTAAGTATTCAAAAGATGAGATGCCCCCTCCTGCCTCTCTTCAAG GCAAAAAAGGCCATCACATGGGTGATTTCATACCTCCAGAAGAACTTGAGAAGTTCTTGGCCAGTTGTAATGATGCTGCAGCACAGAAAGCTGCAAAGGAGCATGTAGAGAGGTCTAAGATTCAGGCTGATAATGTAGGCCACAGGCTCCTGTCAAAAATGGGTTGGAAAGAAG GTGAGGGTCTGGGCGGATCCAGGAAGGGTATTTCAGATCCTATCATGGCAGGTAATATTAAGAAGAATAACTTGGGGGTTGGTGCTCAGGAACCAGGGGAGGTGACTTCAGAGGATGACATATATGAGCAGTACAAGAAGCGGATGATGCTTGGTTATCGTTACAGACCCAATCCTCTG AACAATCCTCGAAAAGCTTATTACTGA